From the genome of Carnobacterium viridans:
CCCCTATTTGATCAGCTGCTAATTTGGTTGAATAACGAAAGCCAACGCCTTGAACAAGACCTGTTACACGAATCGAAACCTTTTTCATAGAAATCCCTCCATTATCATTGTCTTCTATTGAAGACTCTATTGGTTTAATAACCGGAAAAAGAAACTCTTTAACTGTTGTAAAAAAAGACCTCATTCTCTGCCTCCTTAATGTAATAGTTGTTTATTCAGTAATTGTAACGAGAGATTTAGGTTCGGTCAATTATTCTTCATGCTAATTAGCAAAAAAAAACAAATTTTTGGTCTTATTGCATTGAGTATAGAGATAACTTACAATGGATGCATAATGGACACAGGGAAAAGTAAATGTATCAGCAGTTTTAAGTAAAGAAAGGACTAAACATGAAGACATTAATTATTGCCGAAAAACCAAGTGTAGGGAAAGAAATTGCACGAGTATTAGGTGCAACACAAAAAAGCAAAACACACATTGAAGGAAATGACGTTATTGTAACGTGGGCATTAGGCCATTTATTGGGATTGAAAATGCCCGAAGATTATAAAGTGGAATGGGCTACGTGGGACTTAAACGTCTTACCGCTTATTCCAGAAAAAATGACAACTAAGCCATTAACAAATACTAGAGGTCAATTAAAAGCAATCAAACAATTGGCTAATCGAAAAGACATTGGTTCAGCAGTCATTGCGACGGATGCTGGACGTGAAGGAGAATTGGTTGCGAGATGGATATTAGAGTATGTTCATTTTAATAAACCAGTAAAAAGACTGTGGATCTCATCTCAAACCGATAAAGCTATTAAAGATGGCTTTAATCAATTGCAACCAAGTAAAAAATACGATACATTATACGATTCTGCAGTTGCGCGTTCAGAAGCGGACTGGTTAATTGGTTTAAACGTTACTAGAGCATTGACTGTGAAGTATCAAGATAATTTATCAGCTGGACGGGTACAAACACCTACATTAGCCATGGTACATAAGCAAGAAGCAAAAATACAGTCTTTCGTTCCAGAAACTTTTTATACGGTGCAATTGACAATCGATGGAAAAAAAGCGGTCTTGCAAGAAGGAGCTCCACGTAAGTTTAACGACCGAGAAAAAGCCGAGAAGCTAGTATTATCGTTAAAAGATAAACCGATAACAGTTGTAGATATAAAAGAAAAGCAGGCGGTTCAACAAGCACCAATGCCATATGATTTAACCGAACTTCAACGCGAAGCTAACCAACGTTACCAATTTTCAGCAAAGAAAACACTTAGTTTAATGCAGACCTTATATGAACGTCATAAAGTGCTCTCTTATCCAAGAACAGATTCAAACTATTTGACTCAAGACATGGTAGGAACTATGAAAGAACGGGTTATGGCGATTCAAGGATTTGCTCCTGAAAAAGCTAAAGAGATTTTGAAAAGAGGAGCTCAAGTAACTCAAAAAGGTGTTTTTAATACTGCTAAAGTGACAGATCACCATGGTATTATTCCGACTGAAGAACACCCGCGTCCAGAAAAAATGGAAGCAGATGAGTTGAAAATTTATCGCATGGTTGTGGAACGTTTTATTGGACTATTTTTACCAGCTTATAAAGTCACTAAGACAACGGTTGTTTTTTCAGTAGCAGATATTTTATTTAGTCTGCAACAAGAAATCGTACTTGAAAAAGGCTGGAAAAAGGATGTTCCAAAACAATCAGAAAATGTGTATAAACTAAACGAGCAATTAATGCGTACAGCTTATACCATTCAAAAACAGTTAACTGAAGCACCAGCTCGATTATCTGAAGGTGCCTTGTTACAAAATATGGAAAAAAATAGTTTAGGAACACCTGCAACTCGTGCTGAAATCATTGAAAAATTGATTAGCAGCGAGTTAATGGAACGAAATCAAAACAAGCTAAGCACAACGCCTAAAGGACAACAATTGCTAACATTAGTAAACCCGGCATTGGTGACTCCTGAACTAACAAGTAAATGGGAGAAGTCGTTGGAAGAAATTTCAAATGGTAGTTTAAAAAAAGAGGACTTCTTAAAAAAAATAAAGCAGGAAACGGCTAGATTAGTAACAGAAATCAAAACAAGCACGCAAACGTATAAAGATCATGCATTAACGAACAAAATCTGTCCTGATTGCGGGGAATTGTTGAAAGAACGAAGTGGCCGTGATGGAAAATTACTTATTTGCAGCAGTTCAACTTGTTCGTATAAACGCAGAAAAGATCCGAAAGTATCTAATCACCGTTGTGCACAGTGCCACCGGAAAATGGAAATTCATGAAGGTAAAAATGGGAATTACTTCAAATGCAAATATTGTAACGTTACTGAGAAATTAGAAGGAAAAAATAGTAAGAAACCCAGCAAACATGAAACAAAGAAGTTAATGCAAAAAATAAATAATCAACAAGAAGAAGTAGAAAGTCCGTTGGCACTAGCTATGAAAGCTGCAATGGCAAAAAAGGATAATTAAATTAAAGCTAGAAAAGGATGGAATAGGGCAAAAATGATTGTCTGTTTCATCCTTTTACTGCATTCCGTTTAAGCGTAATTTTGTGTATAATCAAAGAAGAGTATAAGGAGGGAAGAAAATCGTGGCAGTGAAAAAAAAGACTAGCTCAACTAAAAAGAACGCAAATTATCGTTTCTCTTTTGAAATTATTGGCTTGGTATTTATTATTTTAAGTATTTTTTCAGCTTCAAAAACTGGTTTTGCGGGTGTTTTTAGTGCAAATCTATTTCGCTTTTTTGTAGGAAACACTTTTATCGTAGCATCTATTTTAGTAGGGATCTATGGCGTATATCTAGTATTTAAAGGTAAAGAACCTCCTTTTAAAAACAAACGCATTATGGGTTTTTTACTTATTTACAGCAGCCTGCTGCTAGTATTACATGCCCGTTTATTTGCACCTATCGTCCATTCAGATATGAACATCGTTTCTGCTACTTTTCGTTTTTTTATGACAGATATGGCGAATAACGAAATTACCCAATCGCTTGGTGGGGGTATGATTGGAGCAGTTTTTTATGCGATCAGCTATTTCTTGTTTTCTCAATGGGGGACTTATTTTATAGCAACACTTAGTTGCTTTTTTGGACTGTTTTTATTATTCCAACTATCGTTTAAAACTTTTTTGAAAAGAACTGGACAAGTAGTTCTGCTGATCTGGAAGAAATTAAAAGCAGTTTTAGATTATTTTAAAACGGCTATCCATCAAAAAATAAATAGGTTAAAAGAGACTCCCAAGGCTGAAGGGGTAAAAGCTAATAAAAAAAATAACATCAAACCAGCAGCAACTGCAAATGAAATCGATCAATCAGTCACTGCAGGTAAAAATGAGCAATTGCAGCTAGAAATTGACAGCTATCAAAATCGCGTTGGAAAACCAGCTACTAAGGAAACTATAGACGATTCCTTGGAAGAAAATGAGAATGAAACGATTGATTTTGAGATAGGGGCTGAAAGAGAGAATAAAGATTATCAGATGCCACCTTCACATCTGTTGAATGAAATACCGCAAAATGATCAAACAAACGAGTATGCGCTTATCCAAAAAAATGTAAAAAAATTAGAAGAAACATTCCAAAGTTTCGGAGTGGATGCCAAAGTTACTAAAGCAAACTTAGGTCCAGCTGTAACAAAATATGAAGTTCAACCGGCTGTTGGAGTAAAAGTGAGTAAAATAGTCAATCTCAGTGATGACATTGCTCTGTCATTAGCAGCAAAGGATATTCGAATTGAAGCGCCTATTCCAGGAAAATCATTTATTGGAATTGAAGTTCCTAATAGTGAGGTGAGTTTGGTTTCGTTTAGAGATGTTATTGAAGGTCAAGTTCATAATAAAGAAAAAATGCTAGAAGTTCCGCTTGGAAGAGACATATCCGGAAACATCACTATGGCAGATTTATCTAAAATGCCACACTTGCTTGTTGCAGGGTCTACGGGTAGTGGGAAATCTGTTTGTATTAATGGTATCATCACTAGTTTATTGATGAAAGCTAAACCAAATGAAGTGAAATTGATGATGATTGATCCTAAAATGGTAGAGTTAAATGTATACAACGGGATTCCGCATTTGTTGACACCTGTTGTAACAAATCCTAAAAAGGCAGCTCAAGCTTTGCAAAAAGTTGTTACTGAAATGGAAAGAAGATATGAACTGTTTGCGGCCAGTGGAATGCGAAATATTACTGGATACAACCAGTATCTTCAAAGTCATAACGATGAAAATGGCGAAAATTATCCTATACTACCTTTTATCGTAGTCATAGTAGATGAATTAGCCGACTTGATGATGGTAGCTAGTAATGAAGTTGAAGATGCCATCATTCGGTTAGCTCAGATGGCCAGAGCAGCTGGTATTCATATGATTTTAGCAACTCAAAGACCTAGTGTAGATGTTATCACCGGCATCATCAAAGCAAATGTACCTTCACGCATCGCTTTTGCCGTTTCAAGTGGTGTTGATTCCAGAACAATAATCGATGGCAGTGGAGCAGAAAAATTGTTGGGTAGAGGAGATATGCTGTTTTTACCAATGGGTGAAAATAAACCTGTTCGCGTACAAGGGGCCTTTATTTCAGATGAAGAAGTTGAACATATAGTGACTTTTGTAACGAATCAACAAGGTGCAAATTATGTAGAAGAAATGATGCCGACTGAAGAAACTAAGGCTATGGAGAATGAAGTACAAGATGATGTCTATGATGATGCAGTGGCTTTAATTGTTGAAATGCAGACAGCAAGTATTTCATTATTGCAACGTCGTTTTAGGATTGGATATAACCGCGCGGCTCGATTGATTGATGAAATGGAAATGCGAGGCATTGTTGGGCCATCGGAAGGAAGCAAACCTCGTAAGGTAAACATTACAAGGCTTCCTGGCGATGAACGTCTGGCAGAAACAGATACAGAGCATTATTAAAAGATAACACTCGTTGAAAAGCAATTTATTCAACGAGTGTTTTTTTGGAACGTGCACTTTTTGTTAATCATTTGATCCATAGGAAAACGAAATGGGCACTAATACATTAAAAAACGATTAAAAACTGAACAATTTACTGCTAAAACGTTTTCAATAATCATAATTGTTGTTTATTTTTTAAACTAAAAATGGTACTATAAATGCGAGGATGAATTGATGCTAATTTGATTCATACTAAAAAATTATTGGGGGTTTTTTTGAGTGAAGAGTAGAAATTTTAAGAGTTTATTAACTCTAGGTTTATTGTCAAGTTTAACATTGGCAGCATGTGGTGCTGATGAAGGAAGTGATTCTGCTTCATCTTCGGGTTCAGGAGAAGATTTTTCAATTGTCATGGTTACCGATGTAGGTGGAGTTGATGATAAATCATTTAACCAATCTGCTTGGGAAGGTATGGAAGCTTGGGGAAAAGAACAAGGACTTGAAAAAGGACCAGATGGCTACAACTACATTCAATCTGACGAAGATTCTCAATTTGTAACAAATTTAAATACTGCTCTAAATAGTAAATTTGATTTGATTTATGGAATTGGTTTTAAATTAAAACCAGCAATGGCAGACGTTGCTACACAAAACCCTGATCAAAATTTTGTTATTATTGATGAACAGATCGAAGCAGACAATGTTGCTTCTGTATTATTTAAAGATCACGAAGCTGCATTTTTAGCAGGTGTTGCAGCTGCTGAAACAACTGAAACAGACCATGTTGGATTTATTGGTGGACAAGAAAGTGCTGTTATTGACCGTTTTGAAGCTGGTTTTGTTGCAGGTGTAGAAGAGGTTAACCCAGATATTACAATTGATGTTGAATATGCAGGTTCATTCGGAGACGCTGCACTTGGTAAACAATTAGCAGCTGCTATGTACAGTTCAGGAGCAGATGTAATCTATCATGCGTCAGGTGATACAGGTAACGGAGTATTCTCAGAAGCTATTGATCGTATGAATTCTAACCCAGATGAACAATTATGGGTAATCGGAGTTGACCGTGATCAAACTGCTGAAGGTGAGTACGATGGCGGGAACTTAACACTTACTTCAACTCTTAAAGGGGTAGGTCAAGCTGTTCAAGATATCGCAAATGAATCAATGGAAGACAACTTCCCAGGTGGAGAAATCAGCAACTTTGGCTTAGCTGAAGATAGTGTAGGCATTACTGATGGAGCTTTATCTGAAGAAACAATCAAAACTGTTGAAGATTACAAACAACAAATTATCGATGGTGAAATTACAGTCCCAGAAGCACCGTAATTGTGACTTAGACTAAGCACTTCTTAGGGAATAAATAAAGGTAAAGGACCGGTAACTTATACCGGTCTTTTACTCTCTTATGAGGTAGCACTCTTTCCACGATTTGGCAAATAGATATTCTATTAAAATTACAAGAGAAAATTTGATAAATACTTGTCTGTAAAAGAACTATAATGGATAATGGGTTGAGCAATAGAAAAGGAGTGAAACCATCGTGTCAGAATCAGTAAACGTCATTGAAATGAAGGGTATTACGAAACAATTTGGTACTTTCAAAGCGAATGACAATATTAATTTGCAGCTTAAAAAGGGAGAAATCCACGCTCTTTTAGGTGAAAATGGTGCCGGGAAATCCACTTTAATGAATATTCTTTCTGGATTATTAGAACCAACTTCTGGAGAAATTCTGGTTGATGGACAGGTGGTAAATATCAGTTCACCTAGTGCAGCAAACAAATTAGGTATTGGAATGGTTCACCAACATTTTATGTTAGTGAAGAAATTTACCGTGACTGAAAATATCATTTTAGGAATGGAAAAAACTAAGAATGGTTTTCTGGACAGGGACTCGGCTAAAAAAGACATCAAAGAATTGTCTGAGAAATACGGTCTGCTAGTTGATCCTAGTGCAAAAGTCGAATCTATTTCAGTAGGAATGGAGCAACGGGTAGAGATTTTAAAGACCCTTTATCGTGGAGCAGATATTCTGATTTTTGATGAACCAACAGCGGTATTGACCCCTCAAGAAATTGATGAATTGATCAATATAATGAGAGCCCTAACAAAAGAAGGGAAATCTATTATCTTAATCACGCATAAACTTGACGAAATAAAAGCTGTTGCAGATCGCTGTACAGTTATTCGTCGAGGACAAAGTATTGACACGGTAGATGTTTCAACTACTTCTCCACAAGAATTAGCAGACATGATGGTTGGACGTTCGGTTTCCTTTAAAACAGTCAAGAAAGCTTCTCAGCCAAAAGAAACAGTATTGTCGATTGAGAACCTTGTTGTAAAGGAACATCGTGGTTTAGAAGCCGTAAAATCTTTGAGTTTGGAAGTGCGAGCGGGTGAGGTTGTTGGGATAGCAGGTATCGATGGAAACGGACAAAGTGAGTTGATTCATGCAATAACTGGTTTAGCGAAGACTGAAAGTGGGAAAATTACATTAAATGGGCAAGAAGTCCAAAATAAAACTCCACGTAAAATTACAGAAATAGGATTAGGTCATATTCCAGAAGATCGCCATAAATATGGTCTGGTTTTACCAATGTCGCTAGAAGAAAATATTGCATTACAAACCTATTATAAAAAGCCTTTAAGCAATTATGGTATTTTAAATCAAAAAGAAATAAAGAAATTCGCTTTAAAATTAATTGAAGAATTTGATGTACGTACACAAAATGAAACGACTCCTGCTGGCTCGCTATCAGGTGGGAATCAACAAAAAGCGATTATTGCTAGAGAAATTAATCGTAATCCTTCATTGTTGATTGCTGCTCAACCAACACGCGGACTTGATGTTGGAGCAATTGAGTACATCCATTCACGTTTGATTGAACAACGTGACAATGGAAAAGCAGTATTATTAATGAGTTTTGAGTTGGATGAAATTTTAAATGTTTCTGATCGAATCGCTGTTATGTATGAAGGAAACATTGTTGCTATTGTTGATCCAAAAGAAACAACTGAACAAGAACTTGGTTTATTAATGGCTGGTACTTCTCTTGAAAAAGCCCGTTCTTTGATTAAACAAGGAAGTGGGAAGGAAGGTGTTCACATTGACGAATAAAAAAGATACGCTTAATAATTTATTAGTACCAGTATTATCTGTAGTCTTGGGATTTGTTCTTGGAGCTATTATCATGATTATTTTTGGATACAATCCGATTGCTGGCTATGCTGCAATGATCAATGGTGCTTTTGGTTCTTCATTTTATATTGGTGAAACCTTAAGACAAGCTACACCACTTATTCTAACAGCGTTGGGTTTTTCTGTAGCCTATAATGCAGGATTCTTTAATATTGGAGTTGCAGGACAAGCACTATTAGGTTGGTTATGTTCGGTGTGGGTTGCAAATAGTTTTGTAGATTTGCCTAGCATTATTTTACTTCCTTTAAGCATATTGGGTGGAGTTTTAGCTGGTGCAGTTTGGGCAGGAATCGCTGGAGTTTTAAGAGCCTATTTTAATACAAGTGAAGTTATTGTAACCATTATGTTAAATTATACGGCTCTTTATACAACTAATTATTTGATTCGTAACGTTTTGACAGAGTCAGCAGATGCAACACCACGTATTTCAGAAGGTGCTAGTCTGCGAGCTGGATGGATTACTGAATTAACAAGTAATTCTACATTGCATACTGGGATATTCATTTCGTTAGCCATGGCTGTCATTGTGTGGTTCTTAATGAAAAAAACCACTACTGGATTTGAAATTAGAACAGTTGGATTAAACCCAAGTGCTTCTGAATATGCTGGGATGAGTACTAAACGAAATATCATTATTTCAATGTTGATCAGTGGTGGTTTAGCTGGTTTAGGAGGAGTAATGGAAGGTTTAGGGAATTTTCAAAATATTTTCACGCAAGGTGCAATGCCGACGATTGGTTTTGACGGTATGGCGGTTGCCTTGTTAGGATTGAGTAATCCTGTAGGAATCATCTTCTCAGCTATATTGTTTGGTGCATTGAAAATTGGTGGGAACAGTATGCCGATGATTTCAGGTGTACCAACCGAAGTTGTAGATATTGTAATAGCATCTATTATCTTCTTCGTTGGAGCTAATTACTTAATTCGTTACTTTATTGACAAACGAGCTAGAGTGAATAAAGGAGGAGTGAAATAAGATGGATATTACAAACTTACTACAACTTATTATTTCATCATCGCTTGTTTATTCAGCTCCTCTTGTGTTGACTGCCCTAGGCGGAACCTTTTCTGAGCGTAGTGGTATCGTCAACGTAGGACTTGAAGGAATAATGGTTATGGGGGCATTTAGTTCAATTGTTTTTAACTTAACGTTTGCCGGAACTTTTGGTGATTGGACTCCTTGGATTGCTGCTTTAGTTGGTGGACTTGTGGGTACAATTTTTTCAATGATTCACGCAGTAGCAACTGTTAATCTTAGAGCAGATCACATTATTTCTGGTACGGTTATTAACTTAATGGCTCCAGCGTTAGCTATTTTCTTTACACGTGTATTGTATAATGGTGCTGGACAAACGGATCGTATTACTGAAAGTTTTGGTAAAGTAACGATACCTTTGTTAAATCGTATTCCATTTATTGGTGATATTTTCTTTAAAGGAACTTCTGCACCCGCATTTGCAGGTATTTTAATTGCGATTATTTGCTGGGTAGTCGTCTTTAAAACTCGTTTTGGTTTACGTTTGAGGTCTGTTGGAGAGCATCCTCAAGCAGCAGATACATTAGGAATCAATGTTTACTTAATGAAGTATGCTGGAGTTATGCTATCTGGTTTGCTAGGTGGTATGGGTGGAGCAATCCAAGCTCAATCTATTTCGTTGAGTTTCCAAGCTTCAACAATTGCTGGACAAGGGTTTATTGCTATGGCAGCAATGATCTTTGGTAAGTGGAACCCTCTTGGTGCAATGGGGGCAGCTATTTTCTTTGGTTTTGCTCAAAGTTTAGGGGTTATCGGAAACTATATTCCAATTATCCAAGATATTCCAAGTGTATGGTTGCAAGTTGCACCATATGTTATCACTATTATTGTATTGGTCGGAGTAATCGGTAAATCTGAAGGACCAGCAGCTGGTGGTAAAACGTATATTAAATCAAAATAATCATTTTGTTGGCAGTAACGGACATTCATGTCTGTTGCTGCTTTCTTTTTTTCATTATTTATTTTAAGATAGACAATGAACGCTTTTTAAGTTAGAGGAGGAAAAGGTATGTCCATTCAATTAAATGAAGGAGTTCATTTACATGTACTCCCCACTAAAAAATACAAAACCATTCGAATTATGTTGAAATTTCGTGCTCCATTAAATAAGAAAACGATTACTAAACGAGCTATGTTAGCGAATTTATTAGAAACAAATAGTAAAAAATACCCTACACAAACAGCACTAAGAAGTGTTCTATCAAATATGTATGGAGCTAGTTTTGGAACAGGTGTCAGTAAAAAAGGAAATACTCATATTTTTTCTATCAGTTTGAACTTAGTAAATGAAAAGTACCTTTCAAAAGGCGACAATGTATTACAAGAAGGTATCGACTTTTTAAAAGAAATACTATTTCAACCGAATGCAGAGAATGGGCATTTCCATGAACAAACCTTTAAGAGAGAAAAAGAAAATTTAGTAGATTATTACGATTCACTCTTTGATGATAAACAGACTTATGCCAGTCTTGCTTTGCAAGAGCTCTTATTTGAAGATGTTAATCAACAAATCCCTAGTGTGGGTTCAAAAGAAGATTTGGAAGAACTATCTCCTACCTCGTTATATGACTATTATCAAGAGCTGTTAAATCAAGACAAAATTGATATTTATCTAATGGGAGATGTTGATGAGGGTGAAATTCAATCAGCCTTTGAACAATTTAATTTTTCGCCTCGTGAAATCGTACCAACAAGCAGTTTTTACGCTGAAAAGGAACCCAATGAAGTGAAAAATAAAACTGAAGAACAAGACATTATTCAAGCAAAATTTAACCTTGGTTACACAACTTCAGTTTTTTATCACGAACCTTCTTATTATGCTGCACAAGTATTCAATGGCTTGTTTGGTGGATTTCCGCATTCAAAATTATTTATGAACGTTCGTGAAAAGGAAAGCTTAGCTTATTATGCTTCTAGCTCATTGGATACGTTTAGAGGAATGATGACGGTTCAAACAGGAATTGATAAGCAAAAAGTAGATCAGGTTCAAGAAATAATTGCCTTACAATTAAAAGAGATGCAAGCGGGCAATTTTACTGAGGAAGCAGTTTCTCAAACAAAAGAAATGCTGAAGAATCAACTTTTCCAATCAGAGGATAATCCTGGATCCGTTATTGAGCGTATTTATGCGTTACAATTGACCAAAGGGAAAATACTGACCATTGATGAATGGGTAAAAAGAATTGAAAAAGTTACTAAAGAAGAAATAATTGAAGTGGCCAACCAAGTGAAATTAAAGGCAACATTCTTTTTGACAGCGGAGGCGAAATAATGGAGAAAAAAGTTTACGAACAATTGGAAGAAATAAGTTATACCGAAACGTTAGATAACGGATTAAAGGTTACGTTGTTACCTAAAAATGATTTCCATAAAACATATGGATTGTTTTCCACAAACTTTGGTTCAATTGATAATCAATTTGTACCGAATGGCAAAACTGAAATGATTACTGCACCAGATGGAATCGCTCATTTTTTAGAACATAAACTATTTGAAAAAGAAGATGGAGATGTGTTCAACACGTTTGGCCGATTGGGTGCTTCTGCCAATGCGTTTACAAGTTTTACTCGAACAGCGTATCTTTTTTCTAGCACTAGTCATGTTTCGGAAAGTTTAACAACTTTATTAGACTTTGTTCAAGAACCTTATTTTACAGAGGAAACAGTAAACAAAGAAAAAGGGATCATTGCTCAAGAGATTCAAATGTACGAGGATGAACCAGATTGGCGCTTGTTTTTTGGTATTTTAGGAAATATGTATCCTAAACACCCTTTACACATCGATATTGCTGGAACTGTAGATAGCATTATGGAGATCACACCTGAATTATTGTATGAAAATCATGCAACTTTTTATCATCCTAGTAATATGAATTTGTTTGTTGTTGGGAAGTTAGATCCTGAACAAATGATGAAGTTGATTCGAGAGAATCAAGCACAGAAAGAATATGCTCCAGCCGAGGCCATCAAACGAATTTTCCCAGAAGAAACGGTCAAAGACATTAAACCGTATAATTTTATTCATATGACTGTGAATCGACCAAAGAGTATTGTAGGAGTAAAAGGAATAAGAGAAATTCCAAGTGGTATTGAAGCCTTAGAATACAAAACAACAATGGATTTATTGCTAACGCTATTATTTGGCCCTACATCAGCAAATTATTTAAAATTATACGATAAAGGTATCATAGATGATAGTTTTTCATTTGAATTTAACTTAGATCGTACGTTCCATTTTATTGATGTTAGTGGAGATACGAAAGACTCTGCAGTTTTTAGTGCCGAAATCAAAAAATTGTTACTTGGAGCAAAAATGAGTTCAGAATTAACTGATGAGAACTTAGCAATAGTTAAAAAGAAAATGATTGGACAAGAACTACAGTCGTTAAATTCACTAGAATATATTGCCAATCAATATAGTCAACCTATATATGGCGAAGCAACTTTATTTGATGTTGTTCCCATCATAGAAAGTATTACATTAAATGAGATAAAAAAAGCGGCTGAAGAATTTATGATTGAAGATCATATGACTACGTTTCATATTTTACCAAAAGGAGAGAAAGACGCGTGAAATTTGCCTTGATAATGGGAGCAAGTGGCGATATTGGGAAAAAAATTGCACAAGAATTAGCTGAAAAAGGTTGGTCGCTGTATCTGCATTACCATTCAAATATCAAAAGTGCTGAAGAACAATTGCAAGAGTATCAAGAACACTACCCTAAGCAAGATTTTTATGCATTGTCTTTAGATATGACTCAAGAAGAAGGAATTCCTCTTTTCCTGAAATCTATTTTTCAATTAGATGCTGTGATATTTGCAAGCGGCTTTACGACGTATCAATTGTTAACCGAAGTCTCTACTGTGGATATGGATCATATGTGGGCAGTACATGTTAAAACACCAATTGTATTGCTTCAACATTTACAGTCTAAATTAGCTCATTCT
Proteins encoded in this window:
- a CDS encoding DNA topoisomerase 3; amino-acid sequence: MKTLIIAEKPSVGKEIARVLGATQKSKTHIEGNDVIVTWALGHLLGLKMPEDYKVEWATWDLNVLPLIPEKMTTKPLTNTRGQLKAIKQLANRKDIGSAVIATDAGREGELVARWILEYVHFNKPVKRLWISSQTDKAIKDGFNQLQPSKKYDTLYDSAVARSEADWLIGLNVTRALTVKYQDNLSAGRVQTPTLAMVHKQEAKIQSFVPETFYTVQLTIDGKKAVLQEGAPRKFNDREKAEKLVLSLKDKPITVVDIKEKQAVQQAPMPYDLTELQREANQRYQFSAKKTLSLMQTLYERHKVLSYPRTDSNYLTQDMVGTMKERVMAIQGFAPEKAKEILKRGAQVTQKGVFNTAKVTDHHGIIPTEEHPRPEKMEADELKIYRMVVERFIGLFLPAYKVTKTTVVFSVADILFSLQQEIVLEKGWKKDVPKQSENVYKLNEQLMRTAYTIQKQLTEAPARLSEGALLQNMEKNSLGTPATRAEIIEKLISSELMERNQNKLSTTPKGQQLLTLVNPALVTPELTSKWEKSLEEISNGSLKKEDFLKKIKQETARLVTEIKTSTQTYKDHALTNKICPDCGELLKERSGRDGKLLICSSSTCSYKRRKDPKVSNHRCAQCHRKMEIHEGKNGNYFKCKYCNVTEKLEGKNSKKPSKHETKKLMQKINNQQEEVESPLALAMKAAMAKKDN
- a CDS encoding DNA translocase FtsK, which gives rise to MAVKKKTSSTKKNANYRFSFEIIGLVFIILSIFSASKTGFAGVFSANLFRFFVGNTFIVASILVGIYGVYLVFKGKEPPFKNKRIMGFLLIYSSLLLVLHARLFAPIVHSDMNIVSATFRFFMTDMANNEITQSLGGGMIGAVFYAISYFLFSQWGTYFIATLSCFFGLFLLFQLSFKTFLKRTGQVVLLIWKKLKAVLDYFKTAIHQKINRLKETPKAEGVKANKKNNIKPAATANEIDQSVTAGKNEQLQLEIDSYQNRVGKPATKETIDDSLEENENETIDFEIGAERENKDYQMPPSHLLNEIPQNDQTNEYALIQKNVKKLEETFQSFGVDAKVTKANLGPAVTKYEVQPAVGVKVSKIVNLSDDIALSLAAKDIRIEAPIPGKSFIGIEVPNSEVSLVSFRDVIEGQVHNKEKMLEVPLGRDISGNITMADLSKMPHLLVAGSTGSGKSVCINGIITSLLMKAKPNEVKLMMIDPKMVELNVYNGIPHLLTPVVTNPKKAAQALQKVVTEMERRYELFAASGMRNITGYNQYLQSHNDENGENYPILPFIVVIVDELADLMMVASNEVEDAIIRLAQMARAAGIHMILATQRPSVDVITGIIKANVPSRIAFAVSSGVDSRTIIDGSGAEKLLGRGDMLFLPMGENKPVRVQGAFISDEEVEHIVTFVTNQQGANYVEEMMPTEETKAMENEVQDDVYDDAVALIVEMQTASISLLQRRFRIGYNRAARLIDEMEMRGIVGPSEGSKPRKVNITRLPGDERLAETDTEHY
- a CDS encoding BMP family lipoprotein, whose protein sequence is MKSRNFKSLLTLGLLSSLTLAACGADEGSDSASSSGSGEDFSIVMVTDVGGVDDKSFNQSAWEGMEAWGKEQGLEKGPDGYNYIQSDEDSQFVTNLNTALNSKFDLIYGIGFKLKPAMADVATQNPDQNFVIIDEQIEADNVASVLFKDHEAAFLAGVAAAETTETDHVGFIGGQESAVIDRFEAGFVAGVEEVNPDITIDVEYAGSFGDAALGKQLAAAMYSSGADVIYHASGDTGNGVFSEAIDRMNSNPDEQLWVIGVDRDQTAEGEYDGGNLTLTSTLKGVGQAVQDIANESMEDNFPGGEISNFGLAEDSVGITDGALSEETIKTVEDYKQQIIDGEITVPEAP
- a CDS encoding ABC transporter ATP-binding protein; this encodes MKGITKQFGTFKANDNINLQLKKGEIHALLGENGAGKSTLMNILSGLLEPTSGEILVDGQVVNISSPSAANKLGIGMVHQHFMLVKKFTVTENIILGMEKTKNGFLDRDSAKKDIKELSEKYGLLVDPSAKVESISVGMEQRVEILKTLYRGADILIFDEPTAVLTPQEIDELINIMRALTKEGKSIILITHKLDEIKAVADRCTVIRRGQSIDTVDVSTTSPQELADMMVGRSVSFKTVKKASQPKETVLSIENLVVKEHRGLEAVKSLSLEVRAGEVVGIAGIDGNGQSELIHAITGLAKTESGKITLNGQEVQNKTPRKITEIGLGHIPEDRHKYGLVLPMSLEENIALQTYYKKPLSNYGILNQKEIKKFALKLIEEFDVRTQNETTPAGSLSGGNQQKAIIAREINRNPSLLIAAQPTRGLDVGAIEYIHSRLIEQRDNGKAVLLMSFELDEILNVSDRIAVMYEGNIVAIVDPKETTEQELGLLMAGTSLEKARSLIKQGSGKEGVHIDE
- a CDS encoding ABC transporter permease, which translates into the protein MTNKKDTLNNLLVPVLSVVLGFVLGAIIMIIFGYNPIAGYAAMINGAFGSSFYIGETLRQATPLILTALGFSVAYNAGFFNIGVAGQALLGWLCSVWVANSFVDLPSIILLPLSILGGVLAGAVWAGIAGVLRAYFNTSEVIVTIMLNYTALYTTNYLIRNVLTESADATPRISEGASLRAGWITELTSNSTLHTGIFISLAMAVIVWFLMKKTTTGFEIRTVGLNPSASEYAGMSTKRNIIISMLISGGLAGLGGVMEGLGNFQNIFTQGAMPTIGFDGMAVALLGLSNPVGIIFSAILFGALKIGGNSMPMISGVPTEVVDIVIASIIFFVGANYLIRYFIDKRARVNKGGVK